Part of the Prevotella communis genome is shown below.
TATTAGTAACATGTCCTAATTGTGGCTTCGAATATTCGTCTCAATTCCCTGTTTGCAGTAAATGTGGAACAAACAGAGAACAATACAATAAACAGCTAGAAGCTAAGAGACAAAAAGAATTAGCAGAGAAACAGGAAAAAGAAAGAAAACAGAGAGCATGGGAACAGATGCAAAGGCAGCGTGAACAAGAGTATGACCAACAAAGCAAACAAAGCATGATGGGGTGCCTCAACTTTCTTGGATATTTTTTCCTATTCTTTGGTGCGCTGTTAATTGTGGTTGGATTGTCACAACATGGTTCTGAAAATTTCAGAATTAATCCAGGAAAAGAGATTTCGGTCTACATATTTGTAGCAGTTCTTCTTATTGGGGGAATAGCTCTAATTTTTAATAATAAACTCAAATAAAGGGTTGATAATAATCATATCCAAGAATAAATTCTGTTGTCTTTTGTCTTCACTATTGATGCACAATATAATAATCACCTCAATTATGTTGAGTTCTATTTAGTGGGATGTTCTGCCCCCATTTCGTCATATATCGCAGTGAGTGGTTGGACTTTTCATACAATAAGACTTATATTTCGTACAAGCTACTATCGATTATGACTATTTTTCATGCATAATGAACTATCTTTGCAACCAGAAAAAGAGAGTACATGAGCAACAAGGTACTAATCATATCAAACTCAAACGAACTGGTCAGGATAAGACCTGAACGAATCGTTTATGTGGAGTCAGACGGGAACTATTCCACTTTGGTGTTGCATGATAAAACAGAACAGGTGTTTACTATGAACCTTGCTCACTGTCAACAACTGATGGAGGAACAGCTGGGTAAGGAGGCTATGACTTTCATCCGTTTAGGTAAGCAGCTGATAGTAAACAGAGCATACATCTTTAAGATTAATCCGAATAAACAACAGTTATTTATGTCTAATTCGGAAGTGAATATTGCTTTTGAGTTACAGGCTTCTAAGGAGGCATTGAAACAGTTGAAGACTTTGCTTGAATCAGAGAAGGGAAAGGAGGATAGACTATGAAGAATACTGACGAACTACAGGTGCTTGGTAGTGACACCAAACAAAAAAGCTGGAAATGGATAGCCGTTGTTGTAAGTGTGATTCTACTGGCAATTGCTTGTCTTTTATATAATAGGTGTAGCTCTACAGATCGTTCCTTACCGATGACTCAGGAAGGATCTACCATTTCACCTGCATTACAATACGTTGCAGACTCATTGCTACAGGATAAGCTAAAAGAAATAAACGGCCTGCAAGGTCAGGTAATTATCATGAATGTTCAGACAGGTGAGGTTCTTGCTATGGTTGGTCGTGAGCGTGACTATGAAGGAGAGTTTCAGCCTTGTAAGAATTTTGCCTATCAGCAGGAACAAGGTTCTTTGGTAAAGACTGCGTCACTTCTTGTCGCATTGGAAACTGGGAAGGTCACATTAGATGATGTCGTAGATACAAAAGATGGTGTCTGGATAATTGATGATGACAGAACATTGAGAGACCACAATTGGCGAAGAGGTGGATATGGCTTGATGACACTGGAACGTGCCTTGGAGGTCAGTTCAAATATCGGAATAAGTAAGACCATCTGGAATTTGTTTAAAGGTCACGAACAAGATTATTTCAACAAATTTGACTCTATGAATTATGGACAACCTGACAGCATTGTTGGAATAGAAAACTTAAGTCCAACATCCTATCATACTCCCAAAGACTCCGATTGGATAAACAAGGATATTATTTGGAGCTCTATAGGTTACAATCGGAAAATGGCAGCAATACAAATGCTGACTTTTTATAATGCCATCGCTAATAATGGAAAGATGGTGAAGCCAACGTTACAGCCTGGGATTACAAAGGTGATAAATGAACAGATTGCTAGCAGAAAGAATATTGAATCAATACAGCAAGCATTAGAGCATGTTGTTAGTCAAGGCTTGGGGAAACTTGCTGGCAGTAAACGCATAAAAGTTGCAGGAAAGACAGGCACAACACAGGTAGGAGAATACTATGAAGGAGAGAATACTGTCTCAGAATATCACCTTGCATTCTGTGGCTACTTCCCTGCTGATAAACCTAAATACAGCATGATTGTAAGTCTGAATAAGCTCGGACTACCTGCAAGTGGTGGCGCAATGGCTGGTGAGGCTTTTCATAATATCGTTGAATGGATGATTGATAACGAAATGATAAAATAAAACTATGGTGAACGATACGATTGTAAACGCAAGGAACTTTTCGGATAGGTTCTGTAATGAGGTTATACTTTTCAGCAACGACTTCGCACGCGACCTCGGTGTTACATACGGGGAACTATGGGCTGGGATAACTATCTTCGTAGTATTTATGATAGTGTTCTACAACGCTATGCTGTTGCTCTCATTGTACTGTCCCAAGCTAAAGAAAACTATCAAATACACTTACTGGACTATACACGGGCTTATTGTCCTATTTCTCTTTTTCATCTTTTTATTGATTGGTGTGGCTGCTAGGGCTGATAATGAATTAGGCAGACCATTCATTGGCACAAAGGAAATAATCATCAAATAATCAAAATGAACGACTTTTGAAGAAAAAACTACTTTGGATTATTTCAATTCTATTAGTCTTTTTGGCTATTTGGGGGCTGACAAAGTTTGATCTACAGCAGAAGAGAACAGTCGATGGCATAGATCTTTCCCATCACAACACGGTTACTGACTGGGACAAGGTGAATGTGAAGTTTATCTATGCCAAAGCTACAGAGGGTAAATCTCACAAGGACAGTAAATACAATTCCTACAGGAAAAATGCAACGAAACGTGGGATACCTTTTGGAGCATATCACTTCCTCTCTACCAATGTGTCTGCTAAGAAACAGTTCCAGAACTTTAAGAACGCAGTACCAAAAGGCAGCACCACACTCATTCCCATGCTTGATATTGAAGGTAAACTTTCTATATCAAATGACAATTTGCATGCTTTGGTTGGTGGTTGGATCAAGGAATGTCACGATTACTATGGGGTCTATCCACTGCTATACTTCAGTCCGTCTCATTACAAAAGATTAATGGGGACTCCTAACTTCTGGAAGTGTCAGATATGGTTTGGAGCAATTGACTCCCGTTGGGATATAATAACATTCAATACAGCGAAGATTGTCCAGTTCAAAATGGATAAGGTCGATGGAATTTCAGGAAGGATTGACTGTAACCATCTGAACGGATCTCTGGATGATATAAAAATGAACTAGTGGCATTTTGAAGAAAATTCACCCTATATAGCTGAAATCATGAAATGACTCGAGTGATTTCATGACTTGAGCTAACTAAATCGATGAATTCACTCGAGTGAAGATTTTGGGGGTATGAATACATTAAACATGAAACATTAAACATGAAACATTAAACATTAAACATTGAAATTATGACTCGAAATTTTGGGGTTAGAAAGAGAAACGTCGTTTCTCGATGAGCAACTCGTCGTTTCTCTGTCAGAGATACGACGTTATGGTCATTCGTGTAGCATCGCAGACAAAAATATCCATGAATAATTCAAGTAAGACAAAAAAGTAAACAAAAAACGGGCATTAAAAATGGCTCGTTAACTTAATTAATCGTTTGAGTTAACTCGATACATGATTTGAGTTAACTCAATCGATGATATGAGTTAACTCATATTTTAAGGGGTATTTGGGAAATAAAAAAAATATCTTACAAAGCAACCTGATTACGTGCATTTCGCCTGCTTATTCGTACCTTTGAGCTGTCGCTCTAAGGTACTCACGTTCGAAAAAACACAAATAAATTTGCTTTTTTACTCACTTAATCGTACCTTTGCAGCTCAAAATAAAAGGCATGGCTGAACAATCCCTGAAAAGACAACTGAAAGTGCTCACCATACCAGTGTTTATCGAGATGGCACTGGTGATGCTGCTGGGTGCCGTGGACACCGTGATGCTGAGTCGCTATAGCGACAACAGCGTGGCCGCGGTGGGACTGGACAACCAGTTGATATCACTGGTATTCCTAGTGTATCAGTTCTTCTCGATGGGTGCCGCCATCCTCTGTGCACAGTATATCGGTGCCGGACTGAGGAAGCGACTGGTGCAGGTGGTGGGCATGGCGCTGGTGGTGAACCTGATGCTGGGAATGGGCGTGAGCGCCCTACTCTACTTCAAAGCGGAGGCCCTGCTACAACTGATGGGACTAAGACCAGAACTGATGGGCGATGGCGTGGTGTATCTGAAGATAACAGGTGCGCTGTCGTTCTTCCAGGCCCTGTCGCTCACCTTCTCGGCCTCGCTACGCAGTGCCGACAAGGTGGTGTATCCGATGGTGGTGACGGGTATCGTGAACGTGCTGAACATCATTGGCAACTATGCCCTGATATTCGGACGCCTGGGCTGTCCGCAACTGGGTGTAGAGGGTGCCGCCATTGCTACTGCCGCGAGCAGGGCCGTGGCTATGGTGCTGCTTGCCGCCATCCATTTCAAGGTACACATACCACGTTTCCCCCTGAGCTATTTCCGTCCGATGCCCTGGCAGGAACTGGGAAACCTGCTGAGGATTGGTGTGCCAGCCATGAGCGAGAACATCTCCTATAGTCTGTCGCAGGTGGTGATCACCTATTTTATTAATCAGATCAGCAATGAGGCACTGGCTGCCCGCACCTACTGCTTCAACATGATTACCTTCGTATTCCTGTTTTGCATCAGCATCACACAGGGCGGCGGCATACTGGTGGGACACCTCGTGGGCCAACAGCGGCATCAGGCGGCCTACGTGCTGGGCAACTATTTCTTCCGCTGGTCCATGATTATCACGCTGACAGGCTCGGCCCTGCTGGCACTGTCGGGACGCGGCGTGCTCAGCGCCTTTACGGACAACGAGGAGATTATCGCCATGGGCGTATGGGTGTTTGTGGTGGATTTCTTCCTGGAGATAGGACGCACGTCAAACATCTTTGCCGTGGGCACCCTGCGCGCTACGGGTGATGCCATCTATCCCGTGGTGATAGGCATCATCTTCCAGTGGAGCATCGCCGTGGGGCTGAGTTATGTCATCGGCATCCCCCTGGGCTACGGACTGGTGGGTATGTGGATAGGCTTTGCCCTCGACGAGAATATACGCGGCATCATCCTGATGCGCCGCTGGCGCTCAGGAAAATGGCGCGACAAAGGATTTGTGAAGTAAAAAACAATAAAGATATGGAGCAATTTGAGCAACAACTGAACAACGACCTGCATCAGTATCTGCTGAGCCTGGACGAGGTGGACGACAGACAGCCGGAATGTCCTGATGTAGAGGAGAAATGGGAGACGATAGCCAAGGCTTATCTGCCCGACGGCATCCGTGAGTTCCAGGATTTCCCCTCGGCCTCACTGGGCTGGATGATGTATATCGGTCTGGCCGTGGCCAAGATGTGGGACACGGAATGGGAGATCTACGGAA
Proteins encoded:
- a CDS encoding zinc ribbon domain-containing protein; translated protein: MRCSKCGKEFGEGVNCQNCGVDRVTGLANYSSYGTSDYQGTNASYNESSYSPSPKTTVCYACSEIIPLGSTFCPVCGKKLLVTCPNCGFEYSSQFPVCSKCGTNREQYNKQLEAKRQKELAEKQEKERKQRAWEQMQRQREQEYDQQSKQSMMGCLNFLGYFFLFFGALLIVVGLSQHGSENFRINPGKEISVYIFVAVLLIGGIALIFNNKLK
- a CDS encoding LytTR family DNA-binding domain-containing protein, yielding MSNKVLIISNSNELVRIRPERIVYVESDGNYSTLVLHDKTEQVFTMNLAHCQQLMEEQLGKEAMTFIRLGKQLIVNRAYIFKINPNKQQLFMSNSEVNIAFELQASKEALKQLKTLLESEKGKEDRL
- a CDS encoding penicillin-binding transpeptidase domain-containing protein, with amino-acid sequence MKNTDELQVLGSDTKQKSWKWIAVVVSVILLAIACLLYNRCSSTDRSLPMTQEGSTISPALQYVADSLLQDKLKEINGLQGQVIIMNVQTGEVLAMVGRERDYEGEFQPCKNFAYQQEQGSLVKTASLLVALETGKVTLDDVVDTKDGVWIIDDDRTLRDHNWRRGGYGLMTLERALEVSSNIGISKTIWNLFKGHEQDYFNKFDSMNYGQPDSIVGIENLSPTSYHTPKDSDWINKDIIWSSIGYNRKMAAIQMLTFYNAIANNGKMVKPTLQPGITKVINEQIASRKNIESIQQALEHVVSQGLGKLAGSKRIKVAGKTGTTQVGEYYEGENTVSEYHLAFCGYFPADKPKYSMIVSLNKLGLPASGGAMAGEAFHNIVEWMIDNEMIK
- a CDS encoding glycoside hydrolase family 25 protein; amino-acid sequence: MKKKLLWIISILLVFLAIWGLTKFDLQQKRTVDGIDLSHHNTVTDWDKVNVKFIYAKATEGKSHKDSKYNSYRKNATKRGIPFGAYHFLSTNVSAKKQFQNFKNAVPKGSTTLIPMLDIEGKLSISNDNLHALVGGWIKECHDYYGVYPLLYFSPSHYKRLMGTPNFWKCQIWFGAIDSRWDIITFNTAKIVQFKMDKVDGISGRIDCNHLNGSLDDIKMN
- a CDS encoding MATE family efflux transporter — translated: MAEQSLKRQLKVLTIPVFIEMALVMLLGAVDTVMLSRYSDNSVAAVGLDNQLISLVFLVYQFFSMGAAILCAQYIGAGLRKRLVQVVGMALVVNLMLGMGVSALLYFKAEALLQLMGLRPELMGDGVVYLKITGALSFFQALSLTFSASLRSADKVVYPMVVTGIVNVLNIIGNYALIFGRLGCPQLGVEGAAIATAASRAVAMVLLAAIHFKVHIPRFPLSYFRPMPWQELGNLLRIGVPAMSENISYSLSQVVITYFINQISNEALAARTYCFNMITFVFLFCISITQGGGILVGHLVGQQRHQAAYVLGNYFFRWSMIITLTGSALLALSGRGVLSAFTDNEEIIAMGVWVFVVDFFLEIGRTSNIFAVGTLRATGDAIYPVVIGIIFQWSIAVGLSYVIGIPLGYGLVGMWIGFALDENIRGIILMRRWRSGKWRDKGFVK